A window of the Sabethes cyaneus chromosome 1, idSabCyanKW18_F2, whole genome shotgun sequence genome harbors these coding sequences:
- the LOC128733374 gene encoding uncharacterized protein LOC128733374: protein MPWGCLCSKEKKRPQISSPILKSTPSSKHQLVPSVRRPLRPGSAAASTAEKLEQRLLDPNLNELDSSQQSGLGTSGTAAGDESSEEFPNGGSSGTSGSGGSQRDRLQQQLIQKSKLKSSNLKSTTYTRNTENDKLTRHLNNVKFAFDEPQPQSPAPPARSNLAQPTELIRLDGEAQQQVDCNGNGNYDVLQPPQVLLHIVERNDENNTNRLTVASSVPPDLVRSSTESIPYIDDEQAKILQNLNSDPNKVQNFHDARIITLTPKNIGSEVTRQRGPQSPELKQLVLAKKLDPQQRPQQQQQRVRQWTEAVPALATLRFTHSFHILAAGCDRVCQHCHLVLSLDVALRCAICEFTCHQRCVRLEQVSDFELSETEISKTIRFESELA from the exons ATGCCTTGGGGCTGTCTCTGTTCCAAGGAAAAGAAACGCCCGCAAATTAGCAGTCCCATACTGAAG TCAACCCCTTCCAGCAAGCACCAACTAGTGCCATCCGTTCGGCGTCCGCTAAGGCCCGGATCCGCAGCCGCCTCCACCGCTGAAAAGCTAGAACAACGTCTGCTGGATCCGAATCTCAACGAGCTTGATTCATCTCAGCAGTCCGGACTCGGTACCTCCGGAACGGCGGCCGGCGACGAAAGTAGCGAAGAGTTTCCCAATGGTGGTAGCAGCGGAACCAGCGGTAGCGGTGGCTCCCAGCGGGATCGACTGCAGCAACAGCTGATCCAAAAGTCCAAACTTAAGTCGTCCAACTTAAAGAGCACAACCTACACACGAAATACCGAGAATGACAAGCTGACGAGGCATTTAAATAATGTCAAGTTCGCATTTGACGAGCCACAGCCGCAGTCGCCGGCGCCACCGGCCAGATCGAACCTGGCTCAACCGACCGAGCTAATTCGGTTGGATGGTGAAGCGCAACAACAGGTCGATTGTAATGGAAACGGGAACTACGATGTGCTGCAACCACCGCAGGTGCTTCTGCACATCGTCGAgcgaaatgatgaaaataataCCAACCGGCTAACAGTCGCATCCTCCGTGCCACCGGATTTGGTGCGCAGCAGTACTGAAAGCATTCCCTACATCGATGACGAGCAGGCGAAAATACTGCAGAATCTCAATAGTGACCCCAACAAAGTTCAAAACTTTCACGATGCTCGAATCATCACCCTTACACCAAAGAATATCGGTTCCGAGGTAACCCGACAGAGAGGACCACAAAGTCCTGAGCTTAAACAATTAGTGCTTGCGAAAAAACTCGACCCCCAGCAACGgccccagcagcagcaacagcgagTGAGACAGTGGACCGAGGCAGTGCCGGCGTTGGCAACGTTACGTTTCACGCACAGCTTTCACATTCTGGCCGCAGGTTGTGACCGGGTTTGTCAACACTGTCATTTGGTCCTTAGCTTGGATGTGGCGTTGAGATGTGCTATCTGCGAGTTCACCTGCCACCAGCGATGTGTACGGCTCGAACAGGTGAGTGATTTTGAACTTTCCGAAACCGAAATCAGCAAGACGATCCGGTTCGAATCCGAACTAGCGTGA